AGGCTTGAAGTCAAGCTGCAATCCTGGGCTCTGGGGGCAGTGTTTAGGGGTCTGGGATGAGCCGACAGGGGTTTCTTCCTCAGAATGGGGCTGCTTTTGTGCTGTTTCCAGGTCAACTCCTCTACCTTCTCCCCCGATGGCCAGATGCTGCTCACAGCCTCAGAGGATGGCTGCGTGTATGGTTGGGAGACCCGGAGTGGGCAGCTGCTGTGGAGGCTGGGTGGCCACACAGGTGGGGCTCCCAAGCCTGGCTGGGAAGACCGAGGCACAAGGGTCTGGCATTCTGCAGAGTTGACCGCAGTGACCACTGATGAGCTGGGCACGGGTGCAAGGCAGGGCTGGGTAGGGCGGGACACGGGACGTGATACCTGGGCTCTGGGGCTCAGACTCTAACAGGCCTTGACCCAGatccttctttaaaaaacaaaactgtgatgTAACATACTGTGGTATccttgtgcgtgtgtgtgacagtcttgctctgttgcccaggctggagtgcagtggcgcaatctctgctcactgtaacctcctcctcccgggttccaatgattctcctgtctctcagcctcccaagtagttgggactacaggtgcacaccaccacatccagcattttttttttttttgagttggagtctggctcttgttgcccaggctggagtgcaatggtgtgatctcagctgcaacctctgcctcctgggttcaagcaattctcctgcctcagcctccagagcagctgggattacaggcatgagccactatgcccagctaattttgtatttttagtagagatgggtttttgccatgttggtcaggcgggatctgcccgccttcgcctcccaaagtgctgagattacaggcatgagccaccatgccccgcccttACTACTGTTTTGACTGTGATCTTGGTTAAGCCCTGTCACCTCCCTGAGCCATTTCCACTGGCATGATGCAAGCAAAGTCCCTAGCACCCAGTGAGGACCCAGTAGACCtaactattataattattattcaggagacagagaaaaaaaaatcaggcaattACAGTCTGGTGAATGCTGCAGAGAGGGAAAATTGGACTGGGAACTCAGACAAGGCAATGAACCTAGGCAGGGGTTGTTAGGGCAAGTTTCTGGGAGGTACCTACGTTTGACTTGGGTACTGATGATTTTTCAGATGAGCACGTTGAGGTTGGGTGTTCCAAGGTTGACAGCCCAGCCAAGGCATGGAAATCCAGGCATTTCTGGGAGGCTGGAGTTTGGGTGAGGGGAGGCTAGTGACGAGGCTGGAGAAATTAGCAAGGATTGGACTGAGTGGGCAGGAGTGGCGGGCAGTGCCCTGTCCCGTGTTCACCTGCCCAGGCCCTGTGAAGTTCTGCCGCTTCTCCCCCAATGGCCACCTCTTCGCCAGCGCCTCCTGTGACCACACTGTCCGTCTGTGGGATGTGGCAAGAGCCGAATGTCTGCAGGTCCTGAAGGGTGAGTGGGCTGGGAGCCAAGCAGCCGGGCCCGCGTTCCCTTTCAGACGGTGCTGTCTGTCCTGTGTCATGTCACCTTTCCTCCTTCCCCGACCCCGGGCTGGTGCCTACAGGTCACCAACGGAGCGTGGAGACGGTCAGCTTTAGCCCTGACTCGAAGCAGCTGGCATCAGGTGGCTGGGACAAGCGGGTGATGATCTGGGAAGTGCAGGTAAGTAGAGGGCTGGGGCCCCACCAGCCTGGGATCCCAGGACCAGTTCCAGAGAGGATGTCACCAGTCTTGTCCTCCCAGCTCAAACCCTCCACTGGTTCCCCATGCCACAGCAGGCAACCAAGTCTCTCCCCCAGGCGCCTCTCCAGGCCTGCCTGCACACAGCAGCCCTCGCACCTCAGGCTTTTTGCACGAGGTCCCCGTTGCCTGGACTCGTGTCAAGGCCCAGGTAGCCGCTGCCTCCGCTGCCTCCTGAAGCTCAGGGCTGTCTCTAGTCTGGCCAGGTGCTGCGCCTCTTAGTCGGGCACCGTGATTCCGTGCAGAGCAGTGACTTCTCACCCACGGTGAACTGCCTGGTGAGCCTCCCCTCTACCCTGGGCCCCACCACGGTGGCCCCATACCCACTTGGACCTGAGCGGTGGGGGGGGGATGGACTCCAGGTCCCGCCTAGATGCAGAGTGGGTTGGAGGCGCTGGCTGGGCCAGACTGACAGGAGCTGCCTGCAGGCCACTGGGTCCTGGGACTCCACCATACGCATCTGGGACCTGCGGGCAGGGACCCCAGCAGTCTCCCATCAGGCGCTAGAGGGACACAGTGGCAACATCAGCTGCCTGTGCTACTCAGCTTCTGGCCTCTTGGTAAGTGGGGTGTCCCGGGTTCCAGGCTGGTCCCTTGCTGGCAGCCAGGCCCTTAAGAAGGGCCCCAGGCCACTTACGGGCCCAGTGAGCTCACAGGCCCCCAACCCTGGGGATCAGAGCTATCTGCTCTCCAGGCCTCTGGCTCCTGGGACAAGACCATCCACATCTGGAAGCCCATGACCAGCAGCCTGCTTGTCCAGCTGAAGGGCCACGTCACCTGGGTGAAGAGTGTCGCCTTCTCTCCGGACGAGCTGAGGCTGGTCAGCGCCGGATACTCCCGCATGGTAACCACCCCTGGCCTGTCCGGATCCCACCCCCTCATCCTACCCGCGAGGAGCCCTCAGCACTGACTCCAGAAATGTCCACATCCCCACTTTCCCTAGCTaggaggaggcaaaggcaggtccCAGGTGCCAGCCTCTCCACCTAATAGCACCAAGGTCGGGCTGGCCCACTGGTAGCTGCATTGACATTTCTATGACCCAAATGGCATCAGGCAAAAGGGAACTCCCGCAATGAAATGACAAAGGCAGGCCGCAAACAAAACCTACACcaagaggtggctcacacctgtaatcccagcactttgggaggtggtggtgggtagATCAAGCAAAGCCCCTATCGAAAAAATTTTGTCTGGGACTTTCCCAGAGATGGTTTCAGATGCCACACTGGCCTGCTGAGGCTTCCTCCCGCCCTCCTTTAACAGGTCAAAGTCTGGGACTGCAACACAGGCAAGTGCCTTGAGACCCTGAAGGTAAGGTGTGGGGCAGCGGATTGAGGGAGCAGGGACAGATTTTTCCCGAGGCAGGACATGCCCTGAGCCCCACCCTCTACTCTTGGCAGGGAGTCCTGGATGTGGCCCACACCTGTGCCTTCACCCCAGATGGGAAAATCTTGG
The sequence above is a segment of the Saimiri boliviensis isolate mSaiBol1 chromosome 2, mSaiBol1.pri, whole genome shotgun sequence genome. Coding sequences within it:
- the WDR38 gene encoding WD repeat-containing protein 38 translates to MNSGVPATLAVRRVKFFGRHGGEVNSSTFSPDGQMLLTASEDGCVYGWETRSGQLLWRLGGHTGPVKFCRFSPNGHLFASASCDHTVRLWDVARAECLQVLKGHQRSVETVSFSPDSKQLASGGWDKRVMIWEVQSGQVLRLLVGHRDSVQSSDFSPTVNCLATGSWDSTIRIWDLRAGTPAVSHQALEGHSGNISCLCYSASGLLASGSWDKTIHIWKPMTSSLLVQLKGHVTWVKSVAFSPDELRLVSAGYSRMVKVWDCNTGKCLETLKGVLDVAHTCAFTPDGKILVSGAADQTRRQASHTTTSPRAPQT